The Acidimicrobiales bacterium DNA segment TCGGCGATGCTCACCGGTTGGGCGACCACGGTCCCCTTCGCTCCCCACGGTGCGGCATCGAGCGCAATCGGCTCCCCCCGCCGCACCATGGCGTCGAGGTCGACAGGCGCGCCTTGCTCCCAGATCCCCCTGCCGACCTGCAGCGGTGGATCGCCACGACCTCCCAGGGTCACGCTGAGATGGCCGTGACCTGCCCCGCACCCCGCGGTCAGCTGGACGAGGATGTCCCCGAGGATCTCGCGTGTCGGGCGATCGGTCCCCAGCAGCGACACCGCCGCCTTGAGATGCCAACTCTCGGAATCTGGGCGATGAAGCCCGTCCTCAGGGATCAACCCCGTCCTCCTCGGCTGCTGCTGCGACGATATCCGCCCGAGGACCGGGTGCGCCCGCTCAGGTGAGCATCCACACCGCGTCGCGAGAACACGCGGCGGAGTGGGACGGACGTGCCAAGATCGACCCCGCATGACCACCACCGCCTGGGTCCTCGCCGGGGCCGCCGCCCTGTTCGCCGCCACCGACTGGATGGGCGTTGCCACCAGCCGCAGGGCGCTGCGGCGCCTCGCCAAACCGGCAACGCTCACACTGTTGGTCGGCGTGGCGGTCACCCTCGATCCCGTCGACCCCACCATCCGTGCCTGGATGGTGGTGGGTCTGTGCTTCTCGCTGGTCGGCGACGTGGCCCTGATGCTGCCCGAGCGCTGGTTCGTCGTGGGCCTGGGAGCGTTCCTCCTCGGACACGTCGCCTATGTGGTCGCCATGGTGCTCGCCCCCACCTCGGCACCCGGGCTGGCGATCGGTGCCCTGTTGGTGGCGGTGGCCGGTGCGCTCGTGGGGCGTCGCATCGTGGCCGCGGTGCGGACAGGACAGCACCCCGAGCTCGGCGCACCGGTGATCGCCTACATCCTCGTGATCTCGGCCATGGTGATCGCCGCCCTCGGCACCACCGCCACCGCGGCCATCATCGGGGCCCTGTTGTTCTACGCCTCCGACGCCACCCTGGCCTGGAACCGCTTCGTGGAGCCCCTCCGGCACGGACCGCTGGCGGTGATGATCACCTACCACCTGGGCCAAGCGGGGCTGGTCGCCTGGTTGGTCACCGGCTGAGGAGGTCGAGGGTCGTCCAGCCCCGACCGGCGCGCCATGATGGAGCCGACGAGCACGCAACGGGGGGACAACACATGGAAGACGAGGCCGGCGCGGTACCGATCGCATCCGCGACCTCGGGAGCGGTGCGGGGCACCGACGAGGGCATCGCGGTGTTCAAGGGGATCCCCTACGGCACCGCGGAGCGCTTCATGGCGCCGACCCCTCCGAAGCCCTGGAGCGGCACGCGCGACGCGCTCGGGTTCGGGAACCGCTCGCCACAGGCCGACGACGTTGGCGCCGCGCTCGGCGGGCCCGCCGATCCCGCTCCGATGTCGGAAGACTGCCTGGCGCTGAACGTCTGGACGCCGGGTCTCGACGCCGGGAGACGGCCGGTCATGGTGTGGTTCCACGGCGGCGGCTTCAGCTCGCTGTCGGGCTCGTCGCCCATGTACGACGGAGTCAGCCTCTGCCAGCGGGGCGACGTGGTGGTCGTGACGCTCAATCACCGGCTCAACCTGTTCGGGTTCTGCTACCTGGCCGAGCTGGGAGGTGAGCGCTTCGCCGATTCGGGCAATGCGGGCATGCTCGACCTCGTGCTGGCGCTGCGCTGGGTGCGCGACAACATCGCAACCT contains these protein-coding regions:
- a CDS encoding lysoplasmalogenase; this translates as MTTTAWVLAGAAALFAATDWMGVATSRRALRRLAKPATLTLLVGVAVTLDPVDPTIRAWMVVGLCFSLVGDVALMLPERWFVVGLGAFLLGHVAYVVAMVLAPTSAPGLAIGALLVAVAGALVGRRIVAAVRTGQHPELGAPVIAYILVISAMVIAALGTTATAAIIGALLFYASDATLAWNRFVEPLRHGPLAVMITYHLGQAGLVAWLVTG
- a CDS encoding carboxylesterase family protein, whose translation is MEDEAGAVPIASATSGAVRGTDEGIAVFKGIPYGTAERFMAPTPPKPWSGTRDALGFGNRSPQADDVGAALGGPADPAPMSEDCLALNVWTPGLDAGRRPVMVWFHGGGFSSLSGSSPMYDGVSLCQRGDVVVVTLNHRLNLFGFCYLAELGGERFADSGNAGMLDLVLALRWVRDNIATFGGDPDNVTVFGESGGGAKVSVLMGMPEAEGLFHRAIVQSGVHLHAQSPEQATANATKLMEQLDLAPDQVDQLTTMPFEHLTEALARLAPRTWGEVAFNPVADGVNLPRSPWLPDAPECSAQVPMIISSTRTETTRSCSG